In one Pseudodesulfovibrio tunisiensis genomic region, the following are encoded:
- a CDS encoding ATP-binding protein: MTLSVSLTPTPVPFPGGNPPGKGLPFSRHGRNPLLALPCFLRYLPPTMRRTIIITVIAFLFFGSFPAGNVFAEPVLRVGFGIISPPFAFLSVKDGRKVIRGYDVDICVMLSKISGVKMRFLPIGSIRERGTLLRNDENSAIIGSKDKARKLGLAFIPAGVSLRNHLYVHKDCHTVTCLRDLKGKRVALVKDAPYDEVEVKGEIIEVNSPLEALTLLHDGAVDVFLAPAERVADYLIENHELTEVRKVGLTLARVPLGLIISTRDSDLVAQFRQGMQYLKDHGHIQRLRDKWFGKEVGGLNLSRYYRHIAAGSATILAIFAGIILWNVSLKRRVARVADDLRRTEQRYRDLIESSPDMIFLVTEAGDILHANDRALSNLSLTSPAPDLNFEDLVIADEKEDVAAFLTKVFNDGCDKYEFEVDMPDGSLLQVEVAGRIIQGSLHTELLACLFARNVTERNRMEEELIQSERLGVIGKMAASVAHEINNPLGIIQANAEDLLFAGEVDADTREGLEAIQRNAVRAGEIIRDLLDLASPKPFAEETLDLADMVHESITLLGPKLRQVELTLDLRGPLMVRGDSRALQQVVVNLLLNAQNYVQEGGEVAIAGYASAHGDDQTIRLEIRDSGKGIARENLFRVFEPFFTSRKSGFGLGLFITRRIVERHNGIIFAESEPGRGTRIIIELPAFSQN, encoded by the coding sequence ATGACACTTTCCGTTTCACTTACTCCTACTCCTGTGCCCTTCCCCGGCGGCAATCCGCCGGGGAAGGGACTCCCGTTTTCAAGACATGGCCGAAACCCCCTTCTGGCCCTTCCCTGTTTTTTGCGTTACCTACCGCCCACCATGCGACGTACGATCATAATTACTGTTATCGCCTTTCTGTTTTTCGGATCATTTCCTGCTGGCAACGTCTTTGCCGAACCGGTTCTTCGCGTCGGTTTCGGCATCATCTCCCCGCCATTCGCCTTTCTCTCCGTAAAGGATGGTCGCAAGGTCATTCGAGGGTATGACGTGGACATATGCGTCATGCTCAGCAAGATCTCAGGCGTGAAAATGCGCTTTCTGCCCATCGGCAGCATTCGCGAAAGGGGCACGCTGCTTCGAAACGACGAGAACAGCGCCATCATAGGCTCCAAAGACAAGGCCAGGAAACTGGGGTTGGCGTTCATCCCGGCCGGAGTCAGCCTGCGCAACCATCTGTACGTTCACAAGGATTGCCATACGGTAACCTGCCTGCGCGACCTGAAGGGAAAACGCGTCGCACTGGTCAAGGATGCGCCCTATGACGAAGTCGAGGTGAAAGGGGAAATCATCGAGGTAAACTCCCCGCTGGAGGCGCTCACCCTGCTGCATGATGGCGCGGTGGACGTATTTCTTGCCCCGGCGGAACGCGTGGCCGACTATCTCATCGAAAATCACGAACTGACCGAAGTGCGCAAGGTCGGACTGACTCTTGCCCGCGTCCCTCTGGGCCTCATCATTTCCACCCGGGACTCCGATCTGGTCGCCCAATTCAGACAGGGGATGCAATACCTGAAGGATCACGGTCACATCCAGCGTCTGCGCGACAAATGGTTCGGCAAGGAGGTCGGCGGCCTGAACCTGAGCCGCTACTATCGCCACATCGCGGCCGGTTCCGCGACCATTCTCGCCATATTCGCGGGCATCATCCTCTGGAACGTGTCCCTGAAGCGCCGGGTGGCCCGGGTCGCGGACGATCTGCGCCGAACCGAGCAGCGCTACCGGGACCTGATTGAATCCTCGCCGGACATGATCTTTCTGGTCACCGAGGCCGGAGACATTCTGCATGCCAATGATCGGGCACTAAGCAATCTTTCCCTGACCTCCCCGGCTCCCGACCTGAATTTCGAGGATCTCGTGATTGCGGACGAAAAGGAAGACGTGGCCGCATTCCTGACCAAGGTGTTCAACGACGGTTGCGACAAGTACGAATTCGAAGTCGACATGCCGGACGGCTCGCTGCTGCAAGTCGAAGTGGCAGGCCGCATCATTCAGGGGTCCCTGCACACGGAGCTTCTGGCCTGTCTGTTCGCGCGCAATGTCACGGAACGCAACCGCATGGAAGAGGAACTGATCCAGTCCGAACGACTGGGCGTCATCGGCAAGATGGCGGCCAGCGTGGCGCATGAAATCAACAATCCTCTGGGCATCATTCAGGCCAACGCCGAAGACCTGCTCTTTGCCGGAGAAGTGGATGCGGATACCCGCGAAGGACTGGAGGCGATCCAGCGCAATGCCGTACGAGCCGGGGAGATCATCCGCGACCTGCTGGACCTCGCATCACCCAAGCCCTTTGCCGAGGAAACCCTCGACCTTGCGGACATGGTGCACGAAAGCATCACCCTGCTCGGACCCAAGCTGCGACAGGTCGAACTGACTCTTGACCTTCGCGGCCCGCTCATGGTTCGCGGCGATTCGCGCGCCCTGCAGCAGGTGGTGGTCAACCTGCTGCTCAACGCCCAGAACTATGTGCAGGAAGGCGGCGAGGTCGCCATTGCCGGATACGCGAGCGCCCATGGCGACGATCAGACCATCCGGCTGGAAATCCGCGATTCCGGCAAGGGCATTGCCCGGGAAAATCTGTTTCGCGTGTTCGAGCCATTCTTCACCTCGCGCAAAAGCGGATTCGGTCTGGGCCTGTTCATCACCCGGCGCATAGTCGAACGCCACAACGGTATCATCTTTGCGGAATCCGAACCTGGTCGGGGAACCAGAATAATCATAGAACTGCCTGCGTTTTCGCAGAATTGA
- a CDS encoding DUF1573 domain-containing protein — MLKKATILALVFRLLFAASAMAAPNLTISETRVDFGSMTEGPVASKTVTLTNVSREVVTIQNVTTS; from the coding sequence ATGCTGAAAAAGGCCACGATACTGGCGCTGGTTTTCCGCCTGCTCTTCGCTGCATCGGCAATGGCGGCCCCGAACCTGACCATCAGCGAAACAAGAGTTGATTTCGGTTCCATGACCGAAGGGCCGGTTGCCTCGAAGACCGTGACCCTGACCAACGTGAGCAGGGAGGTTGTCACGATCCAGAACGTGACCACATCCTGA
- a CDS encoding cytochrome c family protein, giving the protein MNRLCIGIAATALTLSMAGAANAELFGDYVGYTACVQCHADKVEGWKTTPHANAFDDLRKQGEEKQSVPGCVRCHVVGMDGDGGFMDMDLTPELKDVQCESCHGPGRMHVESEDPADIIGKPDEASCRTCHTEGQDRNFDYTEKSRFVHGASGQGE; this is encoded by the coding sequence ATGAACCGCCTGTGTATCGGAATAGCGGCAACCGCCCTGACCCTCTCCATGGCCGGAGCCGCCAACGCCGAACTGTTCGGCGACTACGTGGGCTACACTGCCTGCGTCCAATGCCACGCGGACAAGGTTGAGGGGTGGAAGACCACCCCTCACGCCAATGCTTTCGACGACCTCAGGAAGCAGGGAGAAGAAAAGCAGTCCGTGCCGGGATGCGTTCGCTGCCATGTCGTGGGCATGGATGGCGACGGTGGGTTCATGGACATGGACCTGACCCCGGAGCTCAAGGATGTCCAGTGCGAATCCTGTCACGGCCCGGGCCGAATGCACGTCGAGTCCGAAGACCCTGCCGACATCATTGGCAAGCCCGACGAAGCCAGTTGCCGCACCTGTCACACCGAAGGACAGGACAGGAACTTCGACTACACGGAAAAATCCCGGTTCGTGCACGGCGCATCCGGGCAAGGAGAATGA
- a CDS encoding ComEA family DNA-binding protein: MKRFIMLLTLVLTLSLAAAPAFAGDNSGKLNLNKATVEQLAEIPGLNQDMAEKIIELRDENEEFVDMEELLDVDGMDNTLLRKLDKHLFIEPASDCNC, encoded by the coding sequence ATGAAACGATTCATCATGCTCCTGACTCTGGTCCTGACCCTGTCCCTTGCAGCCGCACCGGCCTTTGCCGGGGACAATTCCGGCAAACTCAACCTGAACAAGGCCACCGTGGAGCAGCTCGCGGAAATCCCCGGTCTGAATCAGGACATGGCGGAAAAGATCATAGAGCTGCGCGACGAAAACGAGGAATTCGTGGACATGGAAGAGCTTCTGGACGTCGACGGCATGGACAACACCCTGCTGCGCAAGCTGGACAAGCACCTGTTCATCGAACCCGCTTCGGACTGCAACTGCTAG